One genomic region from Streptomyces sp. NBC_00457 encodes:
- a CDS encoding ricin-type beta-trefoil lectin domain protein, protein MADALRTGGRAMFSTAQAALGQTPDKLRTAANREYWNDTPLSKAFDQDQAAADAEQSALAARVNAWHKPLEGLTTPAGFTETDFHWPPGSPGDGKEDFYAQTGLTKWISARFWTDESDFYKDPTAKADDKTVKAVTDLGTPLYGQSPDSSLPTPEWQQAYAEHQAWKKLTDGAFEPMSADNARLFLSSGGFPRTASEPGTVEHRIAVEDLKSRFAACAWRTPIDPSKVLGKEVAAASAEWQQEITSQATQRNQILDANEDATKALAAGSKTLGELLGQSWTADRLARWQDYWSPGGPGWVGDAPAVIEVHAAQGKCLDVEGGKKDSGTPVQLYTCNGSAAQKWKVYGDDKGLHLQNVNSLKCMDVSNSDSANGTKIQIWTCNSSPAQTWEFNLRATTSLRNVGTDKCLDLHEYANGHNSWLWTCNGSGPQQFDVEPTGHNGTVPPKAQFDKAKAGIAASQAGAAKQLAVLKTELAVAKKAASTSDSAEQAAYAIADGNGAPRGRGLLVGQQKAQVTKGAVAALEAMVKAGETAEAATRASGGDSQTIAQRALAQAAQVKAEFRKKAAETAELQAKAAADAAKVHRDNAKKDKETAEAKLSVALKAEGEAKAAAADAHAKRLAAEAEEKTAKAEKEKAAAKQAEAAQHKKNAETEATKANNAKNEAEASEATAVEKKNAAIKARDHAKAMRDDAWDAEQKAAAVRAKADAKAAYADSLDAGEAADAARAAANDADKHADDAESAATKARSEANAATKAAEEADAAATRAEAAAKRARAAADGAQAAKLKADAAVKTATSAAADAIKASQHAASEARAAVKLADEAEAKAKTAKSHADEARKEAAKAVLASAKAAGFAHVTAQAAVNAGKAAAQVAKPANDAIQLGSPYVTTDSAAGLVVLTGQASKSIAEQQKAVAQAHAKNAQEEAAASKAIADQAEGDAKAAHQHAANAAKHASDARGYANEALGYAAEAATAASKATASLARTIEYDRQATVDAEAADKAAGRAESHAKAARDSADQAALDAEAARTAASLAEEAAKDARAAADRADTAATEAEEAAKDADKYAKEAQEAADRTEKQDNAHQIETGTVVDENGAAIGNMFYVVDHLETIGDPQVVKQTDGCEGWIDKLFYKGDCTITSKIRFKAVLDLYMCTAEDLDLERFTCPSGATTYLGEHPTKELSTEVTRNITIAEYNKNIDPVDILFGGWIKCVQKLTPGGAGGSWGGCAWAAVDVASLFAGKILRPIADAVRSLDAAARTGIGFADAYKALRSIGLADDVVLSIGIKGLDGIVKTCLKSARTPLASRAATTAAGCPTGVIRYNSDDLSKLAYKFRKDSGFYEGDHNVAVAEVPGWNGKNGDFIVASSGFNGHSETTILAMLKEKGFTGENIKALYTERQPCPKCADELTASLKPGTPVTWSVPYHPDYADAARELLDRYVRQADGRRASRAATTDQQGEERETHD, encoded by the coding sequence ATGGCCGACGCGCTGCGCACGGGCGGCCGGGCCATGTTCAGCACCGCTCAGGCCGCCCTCGGCCAGACTCCCGACAAGCTGCGCACCGCGGCCAACCGCGAGTACTGGAACGACACCCCACTGTCCAAGGCGTTCGACCAGGACCAGGCCGCCGCGGACGCGGAACAGTCGGCGCTCGCAGCCCGCGTCAACGCATGGCACAAGCCGCTGGAGGGACTGACGACTCCGGCCGGTTTCACCGAGACCGACTTCCACTGGCCGCCCGGGTCGCCCGGTGACGGGAAGGAGGACTTCTACGCCCAGACCGGCCTGACGAAGTGGATCTCGGCCCGGTTCTGGACGGACGAGAGCGACTTCTACAAGGATCCGACGGCGAAGGCCGACGACAAGACGGTCAAGGCCGTCACCGACCTGGGCACCCCGCTCTACGGCCAGTCCCCTGACTCGTCGCTGCCCACTCCCGAATGGCAGCAGGCGTACGCGGAACACCAGGCCTGGAAGAAGCTGACCGACGGGGCGTTTGAGCCCATGAGCGCGGACAATGCGCGTCTCTTCCTTTCCTCCGGCGGTTTCCCGCGCACCGCGTCCGAGCCGGGCACCGTCGAACACCGGATCGCGGTCGAGGATCTCAAGTCCCGGTTCGCGGCGTGCGCCTGGCGCACCCCGATCGACCCGAGCAAGGTCCTCGGCAAGGAGGTTGCCGCCGCGTCGGCGGAATGGCAGCAGGAGATCACCTCCCAGGCAACGCAGCGCAACCAGATCCTGGACGCCAACGAGGACGCCACCAAGGCTCTCGCCGCAGGCTCGAAGACGCTGGGTGAGTTGCTGGGACAGTCCTGGACGGCCGACCGTCTCGCGCGCTGGCAGGACTACTGGTCTCCGGGTGGGCCCGGCTGGGTCGGGGATGCACCGGCAGTGATCGAGGTCCATGCCGCTCAGGGCAAATGCCTGGATGTCGAGGGGGGAAAGAAGGACAGCGGTACTCCTGTCCAGCTGTACACGTGCAACGGTTCGGCGGCGCAGAAGTGGAAGGTCTACGGCGACGACAAGGGCCTGCACCTTCAGAACGTCAACTCGCTGAAGTGCATGGACGTGTCGAACAGCGACTCGGCCAACGGCACGAAGATCCAGATCTGGACGTGCAACAGCAGCCCGGCGCAGACGTGGGAGTTCAACCTCCGCGCCACCACCAGCCTGCGTAACGTCGGCACCGACAAGTGCCTCGACCTGCACGAATACGCCAACGGCCACAACTCGTGGCTGTGGACGTGCAACGGCAGCGGCCCGCAGCAGTTCGACGTCGAGCCGACCGGCCACAACGGCACGGTTCCACCGAAGGCACAGTTCGACAAGGCCAAGGCCGGCATCGCGGCCAGCCAGGCGGGTGCGGCGAAGCAGCTGGCCGTGCTCAAGACGGAGCTCGCCGTCGCGAAGAAGGCCGCGTCCACCAGCGACAGCGCCGAGCAGGCCGCCTACGCCATCGCCGACGGCAATGGTGCGCCCCGGGGCCGCGGCCTGCTGGTCGGCCAGCAGAAGGCTCAGGTCACCAAGGGGGCGGTCGCCGCACTCGAGGCGATGGTGAAGGCCGGCGAGACCGCTGAGGCCGCCACCCGCGCCTCCGGCGGTGACAGCCAGACCATTGCTCAGCGTGCGCTCGCACAGGCCGCGCAGGTGAAGGCGGAGTTCCGCAAGAAGGCCGCTGAGACGGCCGAATTGCAGGCCAAGGCCGCGGCCGACGCCGCGAAGGTGCACCGCGACAACGCCAAGAAGGACAAGGAGACCGCAGAAGCCAAGCTCTCTGTGGCCCTCAAGGCCGAGGGCGAGGCCAAGGCAGCCGCCGCCGACGCCCACGCCAAGCGCCTGGCTGCCGAGGCCGAAGAGAAGACGGCGAAGGCGGAGAAGGAGAAGGCCGCCGCCAAGCAGGCCGAGGCCGCGCAGCACAAGAAGAACGCCGAGACTGAGGCGACGAAGGCGAACAACGCCAAGAACGAGGCCGAAGCGTCCGAAGCCACGGCGGTCGAGAAGAAGAACGCCGCCATCAAGGCCCGCGACCACGCCAAGGCGATGCGGGACGACGCATGGGACGCCGAGCAGAAGGCCGCCGCCGTCCGCGCCAAGGCCGACGCGAAGGCCGCATACGCCGATTCCCTGGACGCCGGCGAGGCAGCAGACGCCGCCAGAGCCGCCGCCAATGACGCCGACAAGCACGCGGACGATGCCGAATCGGCCGCCACCAAGGCGCGCTCGGAGGCGAACGCAGCGACCAAGGCGGCTGAAGAGGCGGACGCGGCGGCCACCCGCGCCGAGGCCGCCGCCAAGCGGGCCCGAGCCGCGGCGGACGGCGCGCAGGCGGCGAAGTTGAAGGCCGATGCCGCGGTGAAGACCGCGACGAGTGCCGCAGCGGACGCGATCAAGGCCTCACAGCACGCTGCGTCGGAAGCGCGCGCGGCGGTGAAGCTGGCGGACGAGGCGGAAGCGAAGGCCAAGACCGCCAAGTCCCATGCGGACGAGGCGCGCAAGGAAGCCGCCAAGGCGGTACTGGCCTCGGCAAAGGCCGCGGGCTTCGCCCATGTCACCGCCCAGGCGGCGGTGAACGCCGGGAAGGCGGCCGCGCAAGTCGCCAAGCCGGCCAATGACGCCATCCAGCTCGGCTCCCCGTATGTCACCACCGACTCGGCCGCGGGCCTGGTGGTGCTGACGGGCCAGGCATCGAAGTCGATCGCAGAGCAACAGAAGGCCGTCGCCCAGGCCCACGCCAAGAACGCCCAGGAGGAGGCTGCCGCATCCAAGGCGATCGCCGACCAGGCGGAGGGCGACGCTAAGGCCGCTCACCAGCACGCAGCGAACGCCGCCAAACACGCCTCGGACGCTCGCGGCTACGCGAACGAGGCCCTCGGCTACGCCGCCGAGGCCGCCACGGCCGCATCCAAGGCCACCGCGTCACTGGCCCGCACCATCGAGTACGACCGCCAGGCCACCGTGGACGCCGAAGCCGCCGACAAGGCAGCAGGCCGCGCCGAAAGCCACGCCAAGGCGGCCCGCGACTCCGCCGACCAGGCAGCCCTCGACGCCGAAGCCGCCCGCACGGCCGCCTCATTGGCCGAGGAGGCCGCCAAGGACGCCCGCGCGGCAGCCGACCGCGCCGACACGGCCGCGACCGAGGCGGAAGAGGCGGCGAAGGACGCCGACAAGTACGCCAAGGAGGCCCAGGAAGCGGCCGACCGGACCGAGAAGCAGGACAACGCGCATCAGATCGAGACGGGAACCGTCGTCGACGAGAACGGCGCCGCCATCGGCAACATGTTCTACGTCGTCGACCATCTCGAGACGATCGGCGATCCGCAGGTCGTGAAACAGACGGACGGCTGCGAGGGGTGGATCGACAAGCTCTTCTACAAGGGCGACTGCACGATCACCTCGAAGATCCGGTTCAAGGCGGTCCTCGACCTGTACATGTGCACCGCCGAAGACCTGGACCTGGAGCGGTTCACCTGCCCCTCGGGCGCGACGACGTACCTCGGCGAGCACCCGACCAAGGAACTGTCCACCGAGGTCACTCGCAACATCACGATCGCGGAGTACAACAAGAACATCGACCCGGTCGACATCCTCTTCGGGGGCTGGATCAAGTGCGTCCAGAAGCTCACTCCCGGCGGAGCGGGCGGAAGCTGGGGCGGCTGCGCCTGGGCGGCCGTTGACGTCGCCAGCCTCTTCGCAGGCAAGATCCTCAGGCCCATCGCGGACGCGGTGAGGTCGTTGGACGCGGCCGCACGGACCGGCATCGGCTTCGCCGACGCCTACAAGGCCCTGCGTTCCATCGGCCTGGCCGACGACGTCGTGCTCTCGATTGGGATCAAGGGACTCGACGGAATCGTCAAGACCTGTCTCAAGAGCGCCCGCACACCTCTGGCCTCACGAGCGGCAACGACCGCCGCGGGATGCCCCACGGGGGTAATCCGCTACAACAGCGACGACTTGAGTAAGTTGGCCTACAAGTTCAGGAAGGATTCCGGATTCTACGAGGGGGATCACAACGTCGCTGTCGCGGAGGTACCGGGATGGAATGGCAAAAACGGTGACTTCATAGTCGCCAGTAGCGGCTTCAACGGCCACTCGGAGACAACGATTCTGGCAATGCTGAAGGAAAAGGGATTCACGGGCGAGAACATCAAGGCTCTGTACACTGAGCGGCAACCCTGCCCCAAGTGTGCCGATGAATTGACCGCCAGCCTCAAACCGGGCACACCGGTCACCTGGTCGGTCCCTTACCACCCTGACTACGCGGACGCGGCAAGGGAATTGCTGGACAGGTACGTCAGGCAGGCCGACGGAAGACGTGCATCACGTGCTGCGACGACCGATCAGCAGGGCGAGGAACGAGAGACCCATGACTGA
- a CDS encoding SMI1/KNR4 family protein, whose amino-acid sequence MTGIEASRQVIDLVRANEDRARRHQGCSPDMIARAEREMGLTFPPSYRLLIEEFGTWDVPPTEFLGVYETERAGDVLLGSVAETLDTRATVGMPPELMVVLLDDVWLFAVLDTSQPDDDGEYPVFTWNPGALDGGLMEKIADSFGEFALKECQQNLS is encoded by the coding sequence ATGACGGGCATCGAAGCGAGCCGACAGGTCATCGACTTGGTTCGCGCCAACGAGGACAGGGCAAGGCGCCACCAGGGCTGTTCTCCCGACATGATCGCCCGTGCCGAGCGGGAGATGGGCCTGACGTTCCCGCCGTCGTACCGGCTCCTGATCGAGGAGTTCGGCACTTGGGATGTGCCGCCCACAGAGTTCCTCGGTGTCTACGAGACCGAACGCGCCGGGGATGTGCTCCTGGGCTCCGTGGCCGAGACCCTCGACACCCGGGCCACCGTCGGCATGCCGCCGGAACTGATGGTGGTCCTGCTCGACGACGTGTGGTTGTTCGCCGTGCTCGACACCTCCCAGCCCGACGACGACGGCGAGTACCCCGTCTTCACCTGGAATCCAGGGGCCCTGGACGGCGGGCTGATGGAGAAGATCGCGGACAGCTTCGGAGAGTTCGCGCTCAAGGAATGCCAGCAGAATCTGAGCTGA
- a CDS encoding TetR/AcrR family transcriptional regulator: MAKTRFLTPELIVRKALEVGDRGGAEAMTMRRIAAELGCDPMALYRHFANREALFDAVADLAVAEVRDADLRMPWDERISVTADAIREAALRHPGITAHLAARPPMGENGRRIAVGMLGALGAAGLPSATAVRSFQTLIAYLASSLAMAVQAGVRDRRWEQVRDIVSELPGAAAPGEELFVVGSAEQFQFGLRLLLAGIRAEAAAGR, from the coding sequence ATGGCCAAAACTCGCTTCCTCACCCCCGAACTGATCGTCCGTAAAGCCCTGGAGGTGGGCGATCGCGGCGGTGCGGAGGCGATGACGATGCGCCGGATCGCAGCGGAGCTGGGATGTGACCCCATGGCGCTCTACCGGCACTTCGCGAACCGTGAGGCCCTGTTCGACGCCGTTGCCGACCTCGCCGTCGCCGAGGTGAGGGACGCCGACCTCCGGATGCCGTGGGATGAGCGCATCTCAGTGACCGCGGACGCCATCCGCGAGGCCGCGCTGAGGCATCCGGGGATCACCGCGCATCTGGCCGCGCGTCCGCCCATGGGAGAGAACGGGCGGCGGATCGCCGTGGGCATGCTGGGTGCGCTCGGGGCGGCCGGGCTGCCGTCGGCCACGGCGGTACGAAGCTTCCAGACACTCATCGCCTACCTGGCCTCGTCGCTGGCCATGGCGGTCCAGGCGGGGGTGCGGGACCGGCGCTGGGAGCAGGTACGCGACATAGTGAGCGAGCTGCCCGGGGCCGCCGCCCCGGGCGAGGAACTGTTTGTCGTCGGGTCAGCCGAACAGTTCCAGTTCGGGCTGCGGCTGCTGCTGGCCGGCATCAGGGCAGAGGCCGCGGCTGGTCGATGA
- a CDS encoding ricin-type beta-trefoil lectin domain protein, producing MAVQPGQLGRGAEQPVAAASDSYDGFDTKAAEQLREDQCVAADALRKGGPNLFALAQNALVLPPDQLHQKLKRDLSDNNSPLHQASYADSASSDQWVKKANDQERAFSTAVSGLTSYPDEPRGASEIYDKTGLLPWLYQSYFKSVDLFSPFYDPSPTADDKTKAAALAVGDPLYTTGGTPEEQQAWKLWKKNSGKIEPNELFVPRVFADDARIFLSSGGFPRTAPAPETPEFRIAVEDLKARFASCAWHAPIDPNRVLGKEVAQASAEWQQEIAAQATQRQQILANNVTATKALQDGTFTLGQVLGQSWLADYSTRWQDYWSAGGLGWIGDSHVAIEVPGARGSCLDVAGGGKTNGTPVQIYTCNGGAGQQWTLEGSEDDLRLRNVGSQRCLDVAGNASANGTKIQIYDCYKSEGQSWKGDVRATAPLKSVSTGKCLDLSAFTKSTDARLLDCKNAGSQKFLIKPSGHQGTDSPLYPEKAEFDKAKKVVTDAQTASKKQLAALKTQLENAKKSATASDTAEQAAYGIADAAGAPRGRGLLVGQQKAQVTKGSVAALTAMVKAAETAEAATRASAGDSETITQRALAQAAQVNAEFRKEAARTAELQAKAAADAAKLHRDNAKKDKETAEAKLVVALKAEADAKAAAADAHAKRLAAEAEEKTAKAEKETAAAKQGEAAQHKKNAQAEAATAQDAKEKAEAAEGTAVARKNDAVKARDKARDLRDDAWDAEQKAHASRAKADAKEAFAQAHESDSNAQESRAAADAANKYADDAEAAAGRARGEADAATDAAAEADAAATRAEAAAKRSRANADAAQAAKLRADAAVATATSAVADAIKASQHASAEAKTAVELADEAEKLAKTAKSQADEANKEAAKALAASAKAAGFAYVTAQAAVDAGSAAAQAAKPANDAIELGSPYVNTDSAAGLVVLTGQASKSIADQQQAVAEAHAKNAQAEASAAKNLADQAKGDAKIAYQHAANAAGHAADARTYSKEALGYAADAAKAAAKASASLARTVEYDRQATVDAEAADKAAGRAEGHAKDARASADQAALDAQAARAAAAAAEQSAKDARAAADRADAAATEAEQAAKDALKYAKEAQKAAEEAARNAANKQVSTGAGTGVGGTWYVVDEDTIEITDAKQHAPCEITVGFEGCTTTFTVTFSAVVDFFLCTDPDATASAGGCPSADTLLIESKRIPGLKKDVTQYFSKLELIQQTLTYKLIKAVLVQDFVDCWHGSASGCAWALSNFIPGKAFGKVFEGIRALDAAMRTGVGVRDAFKALKALDLDPATLAKIEDTVNVYEDVVTSCKVNSFPGDTRVLMADGTHKAIRDVHEGDLVLAADPGTGLLRAKTVTDTFRHDTEHLVDITVTGGLLTSTTGHRVFVVGRGWTMVSELRVGDRLRSPDGTEQTVTALRDRPGLAPRKVYDLTVAGLHTFYVRPEGEQSQDVLVHNCTDIIGDEGLHGAHTLEQHVRPDAAAMHAKAQKDGIAGKWTDEATAARAVKKAFDQWVKDPRNADRLATWKRKQSMNKRPFDAKRDTLPFDWELRDEGSLGHVWRKNGSQAGEAAGNKVRVVLKYVPKTASPPHKPSMFVVFTSYPLPKQ from the coding sequence TTGGCCGTACAGCCCGGCCAGCTCGGCCGGGGTGCCGAGCAGCCCGTCGCCGCGGCGAGCGACTCGTACGACGGCTTCGACACCAAAGCGGCTGAGCAGCTGAGGGAAGATCAGTGTGTGGCCGCTGATGCCCTGCGCAAGGGCGGGCCCAACCTGTTCGCCCTCGCACAGAACGCTCTCGTGCTGCCGCCCGATCAGCTCCACCAGAAGCTCAAGCGGGATCTCTCCGACAACAACTCCCCCCTGCACCAGGCCTCTTACGCGGACAGTGCCAGCAGCGACCAGTGGGTCAAGAAGGCGAATGACCAGGAGCGTGCGTTCTCAACCGCCGTCAGCGGTCTGACGTCCTACCCTGACGAACCGCGCGGAGCCAGCGAGATCTACGACAAGACCGGCCTGCTTCCGTGGCTGTACCAGTCGTACTTCAAGTCGGTCGACTTGTTCTCCCCGTTCTACGATCCGTCGCCCACCGCCGACGACAAGACGAAGGCCGCCGCGCTCGCGGTCGGCGACCCCCTGTACACCACTGGGGGCACGCCGGAGGAGCAGCAGGCGTGGAAGCTGTGGAAGAAGAACTCCGGGAAGATCGAACCCAATGAGCTGTTCGTTCCCAGGGTGTTCGCCGATGACGCCCGTATCTTCCTGTCTTCGGGCGGCTTCCCTCGCACGGCCCCGGCTCCGGAAACCCCGGAGTTCCGCATCGCGGTCGAGGACTTGAAGGCCCGCTTCGCGTCGTGTGCGTGGCACGCCCCGATCGACCCGAACCGGGTGCTCGGCAAGGAGGTGGCGCAGGCGTCCGCCGAGTGGCAGCAGGAGATCGCCGCGCAGGCCACGCAGCGGCAGCAGATCCTCGCCAACAACGTCACCGCCACGAAGGCATTGCAGGACGGCACCTTCACCCTGGGCCAGGTCCTCGGCCAGTCGTGGCTCGCCGACTACTCCACCCGTTGGCAGGACTACTGGTCCGCCGGCGGGCTGGGATGGATCGGCGACAGCCATGTGGCTATCGAGGTGCCGGGCGCGAGGGGCAGCTGCCTGGACGTCGCGGGCGGTGGCAAGACCAACGGCACGCCCGTTCAGATCTACACCTGCAACGGCGGCGCGGGCCAGCAGTGGACGCTCGAGGGCAGCGAGGACGACCTTCGCCTGCGTAATGTCGGCTCGCAAAGGTGCCTGGACGTGGCCGGGAACGCGTCGGCGAACGGCACGAAGATCCAGATCTACGACTGCTACAAGTCGGAGGGGCAGTCGTGGAAGGGCGACGTCCGCGCCACCGCGCCCCTGAAGAGCGTGAGCACGGGCAAGTGTCTGGACCTGAGCGCGTTCACCAAGAGCACGGACGCGCGGCTGTTGGACTGCAAGAACGCCGGCTCGCAGAAGTTCCTGATCAAGCCGTCCGGTCACCAGGGCACGGACAGCCCCTTGTACCCGGAAAAGGCGGAGTTCGACAAGGCGAAGAAGGTCGTCACCGACGCTCAGACGGCGTCGAAGAAGCAGCTGGCCGCACTCAAGACCCAGTTGGAGAACGCCAAGAAGTCGGCCACCGCGTCTGATACCGCTGAGCAGGCTGCGTACGGTATCGCGGATGCCGCCGGCGCGCCGCGGGGCCGTGGGCTTCTGGTCGGTCAGCAGAAGGCGCAGGTCACCAAGGGGTCCGTGGCGGCGCTGACAGCGATGGTGAAAGCCGCTGAGACCGCCGAGGCCGCAACCCGTGCCTCTGCCGGTGACAGCGAGACGATCACGCAGCGTGCGCTGGCGCAGGCCGCGCAGGTCAACGCGGAGTTCCGTAAGGAGGCCGCGCGCACGGCCGAGTTGCAGGCGAAGGCCGCGGCGGACGCGGCCAAGCTGCACCGGGACAACGCCAAGAAGGACAAGGAGACCGCGGAGGCCAAGCTCGTCGTCGCGCTGAAGGCGGAAGCGGACGCGAAGGCGGCTGCCGCCGACGCGCACGCCAAGCGGCTCGCGGCCGAGGCTGAGGAGAAGACGGCCAAGGCGGAGAAGGAGACCGCTGCCGCCAAGCAAGGCGAAGCGGCTCAGCACAAGAAGAACGCGCAGGCGGAGGCGGCGACCGCGCAGGACGCCAAGGAGAAGGCCGAGGCCGCCGAGGGGACCGCGGTCGCGCGGAAGAACGACGCGGTCAAGGCCCGCGACAAGGCTCGCGACCTGCGGGACGACGCGTGGGACGCCGAGCAGAAGGCCCACGCCTCCCGCGCAAAGGCGGACGCCAAGGAGGCGTTCGCCCAGGCTCACGAGTCCGACAGCAACGCCCAGGAGTCCAGGGCAGCAGCGGACGCCGCGAACAAGTACGCGGACGATGCCGAGGCTGCCGCGGGTCGGGCCCGGGGTGAGGCGGATGCCGCGACCGATGCGGCAGCCGAGGCGGATGCCGCGGCCACTCGCGCCGAAGCGGCCGCCAAGCGGTCCCGTGCGAACGCGGACGCCGCTCAGGCCGCCAAGCTGAGGGCCGACGCCGCCGTCGCGACCGCGACCAGCGCCGTGGCCGACGCCATCAAGGCGTCCCAGCACGCCTCCGCCGAGGCCAAGACGGCCGTCGAGCTGGCGGACGAAGCGGAGAAGCTGGCCAAGACCGCCAAATCCCAGGCGGACGAGGCGAACAAGGAGGCCGCCAAGGCCCTGGCCGCCTCGGCGAAGGCCGCGGGCTTCGCCTACGTCACCGCGCAGGCAGCGGTCGACGCGGGCAGCGCCGCCGCCCAGGCCGCCAAGCCGGCCAACGACGCGATCGAACTCGGCTCCCCCTACGTGAACACCGACTCGGCCGCCGGCCTGGTCGTGCTGACCGGACAGGCGTCGAAGTCGATCGCCGACCAGCAGCAGGCCGTCGCCGAGGCCCACGCCAAGAACGCGCAGGCCGAAGCCTCCGCGGCCAAGAACCTCGCCGACCAGGCGAAGGGCGACGCGAAGATCGCCTACCAACACGCGGCCAACGCGGCCGGACACGCGGCGGACGCCCGCACCTACTCCAAGGAGGCCCTCGGTTACGCGGCCGACGCCGCCAAGGCTGCTGCAAAGGCGTCGGCATCACTGGCCCGCACCGTCGAGTACGACCGCCAGGCCACCGTGGACGCCGAAGCCGCCGACAAGGCCGCAGGCCGGGCCGAAGGCCACGCCAAGGACGCCCGCGCCTCCGCCGACCAGGCCGCCCTCGACGCCCAGGCCGCACGCGCCGCCGCAGCCGCGGCCGAGCAGTCCGCCAAGGACGCACGCGCGGCCGCCGACCGCGCCGACGCCGCCGCCACCGAAGCCGAACAGGCCGCCAAGGACGCGCTGAAGTACGCCAAGGAGGCACAGAAGGCAGCCGAGGAAGCGGCACGCAACGCCGCGAACAAGCAGGTCTCGACCGGCGCGGGCACCGGAGTCGGCGGCACGTGGTACGTCGTCGACGAGGACACCATCGAGATCACCGACGCCAAGCAGCACGCCCCCTGCGAAATCACGGTCGGCTTCGAAGGCTGCACCACCACGTTCACGGTCACCTTCAGCGCGGTGGTCGACTTCTTCCTCTGCACCGACCCCGACGCGACGGCAAGCGCCGGCGGCTGCCCGTCGGCGGACACGCTGCTCATCGAAAGCAAGCGCATCCCAGGTCTGAAGAAGGACGTCACCCAGTACTTCTCCAAGCTGGAACTCATCCAGCAGACCCTCACCTACAAGCTCATCAAGGCGGTCCTGGTCCAGGACTTCGTCGACTGCTGGCACGGCAGCGCCAGCGGCTGCGCCTGGGCCCTGAGCAACTTCATCCCCGGCAAGGCGTTCGGCAAGGTCTTCGAAGGGATCCGCGCTCTGGACGCCGCCATGCGGACCGGCGTCGGAGTCCGTGATGCGTTCAAGGCCCTCAAGGCCCTTGACCTGGACCCGGCGACGCTGGCCAAGATCGAGGACACGGTCAACGTCTACGAAGACGTAGTGACCTCCTGCAAGGTCAACAGCTTCCCCGGAGACACTCGGGTACTGATGGCCGACGGAACCCACAAGGCCATCCGTGATGTGCACGAGGGTGACCTGGTGCTGGCCGCCGACCCCGGGACCGGGCTGCTTCGGGCCAAGACGGTGACGGACACCTTCCGGCACGACACCGAGCACCTGGTCGACATCACCGTGACCGGCGGCCTGCTGACCAGCACGACCGGGCACCGGGTCTTCGTCGTCGGCCGTGGCTGGACCATGGTCTCCGAACTGCGAGTCGGGGACCGGCTGCGCAGCCCGGACGGGACGGAACAGACCGTCACCGCCCTGCGTGACCGCCCCGGTCTGGCGCCCCGGAAGGTGTACGACCTCACCGTCGCCGGACTGCACACGTTCTACGTCCGCCCCGAGGGCGAGCAGTCGCAGGACGTTCTGGTCCACAACTGCACCGACATCATCGGTGACGAAGGTCTCCATGGGGCGCATACGCTGGAGCAGCACGTCCGCCCCGACGCCGCCGCGATGCACGCCAAGGCCCAGAAGGACGGCATCGCGGGGAAGTGGACCGATGAGGCGACGGCTGCTCGTGCCGTCAAGAAGGCGTTCGATCAGTGGGTCAAGGATCCGCGCAATGCGGATCGGCTGGCGACGTGGAAGCGCAAGCAATCCATGAACAAGCGCCCATTCGACGCGAAGAGGGACACTCTCCCCTTTGACTGGGAGCTCAGGGATGAGGGATCACTCGGGCACGTGTGGAGGAAGAACGGCAGCCAGGCGGGAGAAGCAGCGGGCAACAAGGTGCGCGTCGTGCTGAAGTACGTACCGAAGACCGCGAGCCCACCCCACAAGCCGAGCATGTTCGTCGTCTTCACGTCCTACCCGCTCCCCAAGCAGTAG
- a CDS encoding ABC transporter permease has translation MTATSATAAAPITASGRVRPLAGIQQTFTMAWRSLVAVKHNPLELVDYSITPIMFVFLFTYVLGGQMAGSPEAYLKYALPGIIVQNTLFMTMYTAMALNTDLTKGVFDRLRSLPIARSAPLIGRITADLAKHVWAMLLMIGLGLLLGFRITGGFDGFLLGILLLVVFAAAVSWSAVLIGMLAGDAEKVQAFAFTLIFPITFTSSAFVVVDTMPGWLQAFSDVNPVTHLSDAFRGLLLGGAVAEPVMWSLVWAAGIALVFYPLAMRAYRAKT, from the coding sequence ATGACCGCGACCAGTGCCACTGCCGCCGCCCCGATCACGGCATCGGGCCGCGTGCGGCCCCTGGCCGGCATCCAGCAGACCTTCACGATGGCCTGGCGGAGCCTGGTCGCCGTCAAGCACAACCCGCTCGAACTGGTCGACTACAGCATCACGCCGATCATGTTCGTGTTCCTCTTCACCTATGTGCTGGGCGGGCAGATGGCCGGATCGCCCGAGGCGTATCTGAAGTACGCGCTGCCCGGGATCATCGTGCAGAACACCCTGTTCATGACCATGTACACGGCCATGGCACTCAACACGGACCTCACGAAGGGCGTCTTCGACCGCCTGCGCAGCCTGCCGATAGCCCGTTCCGCCCCGCTCATCGGGCGGATCACCGCGGACCTCGCCAAGCACGTCTGGGCGATGCTGCTGATGATCGGCCTGGGCCTGTTGCTCGGTTTCCGGATAACCGGCGGCTTCGACGGATTCCTGCTCGGCATCCTGCTGCTGGTCGTCTTCGCCGCGGCCGTCTCCTGGAGCGCGGTGCTGATCGGGATGCTGGCCGGCGACGCGGAGAAGGTACAGGCCTTCGCCTTCACCCTCATCTTCCCCATCACCTTCACCAGCAGCGCCTTCGTCGTCGTCGACACCATGCCCGGCTGGCTCCAGGCCTTCAGCGACGTCAATCCCGTGACGCATCTGTCCGACGCGTTCCGGGGGTTGCTGCTGGGCGGGGCGGTGGCGGAGCCGGTGATGTGGTCGTTGGTGTGGGCTGCGGGGATCGCGCTTGTCTTCTATCCGTTGGCGATGAGGGCTTATCGGGCGAAGACCTGA